One window of Fusarium keratoplasticum isolate Fu6.1 chromosome 2, whole genome shotgun sequence genomic DNA carries:
- a CDS encoding MOSC domain-containing protein, whose protein sequence is MSAAADSGSFVPNLQGPLDAAAGSSTIVRRLSDMATALPGFGTSMEATKGLLSSVDAVSLILLAVTLVAFLIPIFILFPPVPVDRSDVLNQTHSRVGVVPDGSNLRRQFSDEHRAREGRPPRVQGLYIYPVKSCRGIELERSKVLPTGLEHDRLYTFAYLKPPRAGKEDSPFWEFVTLRQLPLLANVKVDLWVPDPNKASRQLGKVDGAFLVVRFPWMDGGLRGLVQLASAKISHGFQAVPEKEFLLPISFPDIEEIKARGYSFADVKIWNEVTTALNMDKELPAELARYLGAKHQLGIFRMDPSQQREVFRCAQPKEALGYQPVVDFHDAYPLHMLSLSSMQALDKNVVKDETMKQLDARRFRANIIIAGNEEYDEDNWKVIHLKHATTGQECHFDVACRTVRCKLPNVDPDTGIRHKAEPDRALRKFRDVDEGAPKMGCMGMQMCPMFPGAAQPEQFQSFIEVGMDIDVVQRGHHVYICQ, encoded by the exons ATGTCCGCAGCAGCCGACTCGGGGTCCTTTGTCCCCAACCTACAGGGCCCTCTGGATGCTGCAGCCGGCAGTTCAACCATCGTGCGGCGCCTGAGCGACATGGCGACGGCGCTGCCGGGCTTTGGCACCAGCATGGAGGCGACAAAGGGGCTGCTGTCTAGCGTCGACGCAGTCTCACTCATCCTCCTTGCTGTAACCCTCGTCGCCTTCctcatccccatcttcatcctcttcccgCCCGTCCCCGTGGACCGCAGCGATGTCCTCAACCAGACCCACTCCCGGGTCGGCGTGGTTCCGGATGGCAGTAACCTCCGCCGCCAGTTCTCCGACGAACACCGGGCCCGTGAGGGGCGTCCGCCGCGGGTCCAGGGCTTGTACATCTACCCCGTCAAGTCGTGTCGCGGAATTGAGCTTGAGAGGAGTAAGGTGCTACCTACGGGCCTGGAGCATGATAGACTGTACACGTTTGCTTACCTCAAGCCTCCCCGGGCTGGCAAGGAGGACAGTCCTTTCTGGGAGTTTGTGACTCTTCGGCAGCTGCCCCTGCTCGCCAACGTCAAAGTCGACCTCTGGGTTCCCGACCCGAATAAGGCGAGCCGCCAGCTGGGAAAGGTAGACGGCGCCTTTCTGGTGGTGAGGTTCCCCTGGATGGACGGAGGGCTGCGCGGCTTGGTGCAGCTGGCCTCGGCCAAGATCAGTCACGGGTTCCAGGCCGTGCCTGAGAAGGAATTCCTGCTACCCATCTCGTTCCCGGACatcgaggagatcaaggcccGTGGCTACTCCTTTGCCGACGTCAAGATCTGGAACGAGGTCACCACGGCTCtcaacatggacaaggaGCTTCCTGCCGAGCTGGCTCGCTACCTGGGAGCAAAGCACCAACTAGGCATCTTCAGGATGGACCCTTCACAGCAGAGAGAGGTGTTTCGGTGTGCCCAGCCTAAGGAAGCCCTGGGCTACCAACCCGTTGTCGACTTTCACGATGCT TACCCCCTCCACATGCTTAGCCTGAGCAGCATGCAAGCGCTAGACAAGAACGttgtcaaggacgagacCATGAAGCAGCTCGACGCCCGACGGTTCCGGGCAAACATTATCA TCGCCGGAAACGAAGAGTATGACGAAGACAACTGGAAGGTTATTCACCTCAAGCACGCCACCACCGGCCAAGAGTGCCACTTTGACGTGGCCTGTCGAACTGTCCG ATGCAAACTGCCCAACGTCGATCCCGATACTGGCATCCGGCATAAGGCTGAGCCGGATCGGGCGCTGAGGAAGTTTCGTGACGTCGACGAGGGAGCTCCTAAGATGGGATGCATGGGGATGCAAATGTGCCCCATGTTCCCCGGGGCTGCGCAGCCTGAGCAGTTCCAATCATTCATCGAGGTGGGCATGGATATCGACGTCGTCCAGCGTGGTCACCACGTGTACATCTGCCAATAG